One window of Streptomyces sp. SUK 48 genomic DNA carries:
- a CDS encoding macro domain-containing protein codes for MHPLPAHESLVEELREVRRRGLPGLRRCPRDALREAAVAAGLCDGEQDEQSGIEELLGAAVRRLAGGHPVRDDDSSDPLARAAAHSFGIFPARRGVPGTDRRKAAAGVYGVTTERFRKSQEHDVIEELAAAVLAVAREARIRERDGRRDGEPWPPGAREPAALAPPAPGRAIPGTGVQDRAPGVRPGAAPAGRITVRTCPIELVRDVDILVSSENTFLEMSKTFRSTVSGALRRAAALRDASGEIVDDVLARELGVWLRTHEGPGVPVRPGTVVATSSGALAAQGVRRVHHAAIAAPVGNGERYHVTPAVLAQAVRASFELARHEADFLALPMSSICFPLMGTGRGGLSVPTAARALLGAIGQELRRDPSWSVLLVTPDEGHARLLMAASSAR; via the coding sequence ATGCACCCGCTGCCCGCGCACGAAAGCCTGGTGGAAGAACTTCGGGAAGTGCGGCGCCGCGGGCTGCCCGGGCTGCGCCGCTGCCCCAGGGACGCGCTGCGCGAGGCGGCCGTCGCGGCCGGCCTGTGCGACGGGGAGCAGGACGAGCAGAGCGGCATCGAGGAGCTGCTGGGCGCGGCGGTGCGCCGGCTGGCCGGGGGGCATCCGGTGCGGGACGACGACTCCAGCGATCCGCTGGCCCGCGCGGCCGCCCATTCCTTCGGGATCTTCCCGGCCCGCCGCGGGGTCCCCGGCACCGACCGGCGCAAGGCCGCGGCGGGGGTCTACGGGGTGACCACCGAGCGTTTCCGCAAGAGCCAGGAGCACGACGTCATCGAGGAACTCGCGGCGGCGGTCCTGGCGGTGGCCCGGGAGGCACGCATACGGGAGCGGGACGGGCGGCGGGACGGCGAGCCCTGGCCGCCCGGCGCGCGGGAACCGGCGGCCCTGGCGCCGCCCGCGCCGGGGCGGGCGATACCCGGCACCGGTGTCCAGGACCGGGCGCCGGGCGTCCGGCCGGGCGCCGCCCCGGCGGGCCGGATCACCGTCCGGACGTGCCCGATCGAGCTGGTGCGGGACGTGGACATCCTCGTCTCCTCGGAGAACACGTTCCTGGAGATGTCCAAGACCTTCCGCTCCACGGTGTCCGGGGCCCTGCGGCGGGCCGCCGCGCTGCGGGACGCCTCGGGCGAGATCGTGGACGACGTCCTCGCCCGCGAACTGGGCGTGTGGCTGCGCACGCACGAGGGACCGGGCGTGCCCGTGCGACCGGGCACCGTCGTGGCCACGTCGTCCGGCGCGCTGGCCGCGCAGGGGGTACGGCGCGTCCACCACGCGGCGATCGCGGCCCCGGTCGGCAACGGCGAGCGCTACCACGTGACACCCGCCGTGCTGGCCCAGGCGGTGCGCGCCTCCTTCGAACTGGCCCGCCACGAGGCCGACTTCCTGGCGCTGCCGATGTCCTCGATCTGCTTCCCGCTGATGGGCACCGGGCGGGGCGGCCTGTCCGTGCCGACGGCGGCCCGCGCGCTGCTCGGCGCGATCGGGCAGGAGCTGCGCCGGGACCCCTCCTGGTCGGTGCTGCTGGTCACGCCCGACGAGGGGCACGCCCGGCTGCTCATGGCCGCCAGCTCCGCTCGGTGA
- a CDS encoding DUF6317 family protein: MTADFKVIYDDLTGLAKAFHDQAGDYRKLAPDVSPAIVSGGDPALDAAVKEVADLIIGLHTGLADRMDDHGDKAAYARDSFHRHDVDVHGVFEDLTEGLD, encoded by the coding sequence GTGACGGCCGACTTCAAGGTCATCTACGACGACCTCACCGGCCTTGCCAAGGCTTTCCACGACCAGGCGGGCGACTACCGCAAGCTCGCCCCGGACGTGTCCCCGGCCATCGTCAGCGGCGGTGACCCGGCGCTGGACGCGGCCGTCAAGGAGGTCGCGGACCTCATCATCGGCCTGCACACCGGGCTCGCCGACCGCATGGACGACCACGGCGACAAGGCGGCGTACGCGCGTGACTCCTTCCACCGGCACGACGTGGACGTCCACGGCGTCTTCGAGGACCTGACGGAGGGTCTGGACTGA
- a CDS encoding FHA domain-containing protein, which yields MAEEPDGYDDDDGWESVDENFGSAPTASPPLTAFPTAAPAPPAVGARCARCAAVVPAGAGVCPGCLSPVGARERQARRLAGGVLRLVFRGGGRHLDVPRGAELRLGRSESWAPEAAALMADEETVSARHATLVHTPEGAAWLTEVPRGASNGTRVNDRVLTPGSPVRLRDGDRVDLGPEVDFVVRGIEDEPGDAAP from the coding sequence ATGGCGGAGGAGCCTGACGGGTACGACGACGATGACGGGTGGGAGTCCGTCGACGAGAACTTCGGGTCCGCGCCGACCGCATCCCCGCCACTGACCGCATTCCCGACGGCCGCGCCCGCGCCACCGGCCGTCGGCGCGCGCTGCGCGCGGTGTGCCGCCGTCGTCCCCGCCGGCGCGGGCGTGTGCCCCGGCTGCCTGTCCCCGGTCGGTGCCCGGGAGCGGCAGGCGCGCCGGCTCGCGGGCGGTGTGCTGCGGCTGGTCTTCCGCGGCGGCGGCCGGCACCTCGACGTGCCGCGCGGCGCGGAGCTCCGGCTGGGGCGCAGCGAGAGCTGGGCCCCCGAGGCGGCCGCTCTCATGGCCGACGAGGAGACGGTCTCCGCGCGGCACGCGACCCTCGTCCACACCCCGGAGGGGGCCGCCTGGCTGACCGAGGTCCCGCGCGGCGCCAGCAACGGCACCCGCGTCAACGACCGTGTCCTGACACCGGGTTCCCCGGTCCGGCTGCGCGACGGCGACCGGGTCGACCTCGGCCCCGAGGTCGACTTCGTCGTCCGGGGCATCGAGGACGAGCCGGGCGACGCGGCACCCTGA
- a CDS encoding RES family NAD+ phosphorylase, whose product MVGQLPPRDAVMRPVITQVAAGTVVWRCHEEQYAPGEFNPSVAHEFFKGSRFDPTEKDPYPYLYAALDPVTALSEVLLRSVEFSDVGGVRQIPWAQASRYVLSAVRTTADLTLVDLTTAEGLAAVWQDGWLIDTDDYAGTRYWVRVIRERSSQVQGLWWTSKRCRPRPALQLFQDRCPAAPLDPRPRDTLRLASREDAREVNKLLAPLHAVISAQEE is encoded by the coding sequence ATGGTCGGCCAACTCCCGCCCCGCGACGCCGTGATGAGGCCGGTGATCACCCAGGTGGCGGCGGGCACCGTCGTCTGGCGGTGCCACGAGGAGCAGTACGCGCCCGGCGAGTTCAACCCGAGCGTCGCGCACGAGTTCTTCAAGGGCAGCCGCTTCGACCCCACCGAGAAGGACCCCTACCCCTACCTCTACGCGGCCCTCGACCCGGTCACCGCGCTGTCCGAAGTGCTGCTGCGCTCGGTCGAGTTCAGCGACGTCGGCGGGGTGCGGCAGATCCCGTGGGCGCAGGCGTCCCGGTACGTCCTGTCGGCGGTGCGCACCACGGCCGATCTCACCCTGGTGGACCTCACGACGGCCGAGGGGCTGGCCGCCGTGTGGCAGGACGGCTGGCTGATCGACACCGACGACTACGCGGGCACCCGCTACTGGGTCCGGGTGATCCGGGAGCGCAGCAGCCAGGTGCAGGGCCTGTGGTGGACGTCGAAGCGGTGCAGGCCGCGCCCGGCGCTCCAGCTGTTCCAGGACCGCTGCCCGGCCGCGCCGCTCGACCCCCGCCCGCGGGACACCCTCCGGCTGGCGTCGAGGGAGGACGCGCGCGAGGTCAACAAACTGCTGGCACCGCTGCACGCGGTCATCTCCGCGCAGGAGGAGTGA
- a CDS encoding protein kinase codes for MSTPPTRVVPVEDGGFTNARAVETRPVLSDVPRELADRFLLVAELSRARRPAEAVVLRVRDLTARHGAPEIPLVLKWYHRLHAPGPDVEQELRELAEEEAPHLERLLETGEAHGHPWHLYWSHGEEDLARYHADHCGELRPETVKDLVGQLYDALTALHGRGVVHRDITPDNIMVQTRRADTADLVLIDFGAAVHRPEEAEEPRTDWRGKPLYLAPEAGLLRQTVSEAGDWWSLGMVIAQLALGRHPVDFRRDEEVLAEIATHDPDLSGIGDRRTRRLCEGLLTRAPEKRWHAGQVGDWLDGKDPDVAPRTDERVFDDEDPRPAIRPFPFMGREFTGTDALALHLDQNHVSAARMLAAADDRGELVAWLGQFETTGARSPEELRRLAALRAELDRPPSAGTVVRLLNWLGPGLDVSWHGADLDVRGMRLLCQGARDGHADAVSLLRHLAERPAVLTGLAQRPGGHGLDETGRAWHTLRAGWEPTVRELRGHEIGTLPGVAAALRRTDAVDAWLLQLAREPERTRSRLTDDILRRRALLPERVPWFDALLDAREDDLRLLAAHLLYEQARFAAEELRRRRLVQEADRMLAADQAGLLAVLRRLDRLPTLGWALLGATVVTAPWTFVIGLADVLGRAAQDAVVTAWLEALPAAAFVFAAELWTAAYIGPPFYHPERSLAGLLIRHAERPARLARTRAGRYLTAALLVLAVFLGFYAIVRAPWVWPLASAVAVAVWSVRRCLAHRRLRRPRDPESAWSLRRLLAWWRGRHERRRLRAAGLPPDPEPEWGLRRLLAWWWRGRHERRLRRRRAGHRLSRWHPRRFLDRRRTRRAARTRRADRTRWANRVPRADRARRPDGLRLEPTADTATGPPAGVGSEGATGRVAGFCPGVVAEPVAEPRPEQTAEPRPATQPEETAEPRPATQPEVTATTPPTTATVTTPETTSATTSTTTAESPSATIAEFAGGAAGETAGESSSERRPEATPGPQSATRHESSATTPPTTATVTTAETTSAATSTTTAESPSATIAEFAGEAAGETAGESSSEPRPEATPEPQSAVRHESTATTPPTTATATTPKTIPATTPKTTSATTSGTTAEPGSDSTGGQA; via the coding sequence ATGAGCACGCCGCCCACCCGAGTCGTCCCCGTCGAGGACGGCGGATTCACCAATGCCCGGGCCGTGGAGACGCGACCGGTCCTTTCCGACGTTCCGCGGGAACTCGCGGACCGCTTCCTGCTCGTCGCCGAACTGTCCCGGGCGCGGCGGCCCGCCGAGGCCGTGGTGCTCAGGGTGCGCGACCTGACGGCACGTCATGGCGCTCCCGAGATACCCCTGGTGCTCAAGTGGTACCACCGGCTGCACGCCCCCGGCCCCGACGTCGAGCAGGAGCTGCGCGAACTCGCCGAGGAGGAGGCCCCCCACCTGGAACGGCTCCTGGAGACCGGCGAGGCCCACGGACACCCCTGGCACCTGTACTGGTCGCACGGCGAGGAGGACCTCGCGAGGTACCACGCCGACCATTGCGGGGAACTGCGCCCCGAGACCGTCAAGGACCTGGTGGGCCAGCTGTACGACGCCCTCACCGCCCTGCACGGACGGGGCGTCGTGCACCGGGACATCACCCCCGACAACATCATGGTGCAGACCCGCCGCGCGGACACGGCCGACCTCGTCCTCATCGACTTCGGCGCCGCCGTCCACCGGCCCGAGGAGGCCGAGGAGCCCCGCACCGACTGGCGGGGCAAGCCCCTCTACCTCGCGCCCGAGGCCGGACTTTTGCGGCAGACCGTCTCCGAGGCCGGCGACTGGTGGTCGCTCGGCATGGTGATCGCCCAACTCGCCCTCGGCAGGCACCCGGTCGACTTCCGCCGCGACGAGGAGGTGCTGGCGGAGATCGCCACGCACGACCCCGACCTGAGCGGCATCGGCGACCGCAGGACCCGCCGGCTCTGCGAGGGCCTGCTCACCCGGGCCCCCGAGAAGCGCTGGCACGCCGGGCAGGTGGGGGACTGGCTGGACGGCAAGGACCCCGACGTCGCCCCGCGCACCGACGAGCGGGTCTTCGACGACGAGGACCCGCGCCCCGCGATCCGGCCCTTCCCGTTCATGGGGCGCGAGTTCACCGGGACCGACGCGCTCGCCCTCCACCTCGACCAGAACCACGTCTCCGCGGCCCGGATGCTGGCCGCCGCCGACGACCGGGGCGAACTCGTCGCGTGGCTGGGCCAGTTCGAGACCACCGGCGCCCGCAGCCCCGAGGAACTACGCCGGCTCGCGGCCCTGCGCGCCGAACTGGACCGCCCGCCGTCCGCCGGCACCGTGGTACGGCTCCTGAACTGGCTCGGCCCCGGCCTCGATGTCTCCTGGCACGGCGCGGACCTCGACGTACGCGGCATGCGCCTGCTGTGCCAGGGCGCCAGGGACGGCCACGCCGACGCGGTCTCCCTGCTGCGGCACCTCGCGGAGCGGCCCGCCGTACTGACCGGACTCGCCCAGCGGCCCGGCGGCCACGGACTGGACGAGACCGGCCGCGCCTGGCACACCCTGCGGGCCGGCTGGGAGCCCACCGTCCGGGAGCTGCGCGGCCATGAGATCGGCACCCTCCCCGGCGTGGCCGCGGCCCTGCGGCGGACCGACGCGGTCGACGCCTGGCTCCTTCAGCTGGCACGCGAACCGGAGCGCACCCGGAGCCGGCTCACCGACGACATCCTGCGCCGGCGCGCCCTGCTCCCGGAGCGCGTCCCCTGGTTCGACGCGCTGCTCGACGCCCGCGAGGACGACCTGCGCCTGCTCGCCGCCCATCTCCTGTACGAGCAGGCCCGGTTCGCGGCCGAGGAACTCAGGCGGCGGCGGCTCGTCCAGGAGGCCGACCGGATGCTCGCGGCGGACCAGGCCGGACTCCTCGCCGTACTGCGGCGCCTGGACCGGCTGCCCACCCTGGGCTGGGCCCTGCTCGGCGCCACGGTCGTCACGGCCCCCTGGACCTTCGTCATCGGCCTCGCCGACGTCCTGGGCCGCGCCGCGCAGGACGCGGTCGTGACGGCCTGGCTGGAGGCGCTGCCGGCGGCCGCGTTCGTCTTCGCGGCGGAGCTGTGGACCGCCGCGTACATCGGGCCGCCCTTCTACCACCCGGAGAGATCGCTGGCGGGCCTGCTGATCCGGCACGCGGAGCGCCCCGCCCGGCTGGCCCGCACCCGGGCCGGCCGCTACCTCACGGCGGCGCTGCTGGTGCTCGCCGTCTTCCTCGGCTTCTACGCCATCGTCCGCGCGCCCTGGGTGTGGCCGCTCGCCTCGGCGGTCGCCGTCGCGGTGTGGAGCGTCCGCCGCTGCCTCGCCCACCGGCGGCTGCGCCGGCCGCGCGATCCGGAGTCCGCGTGGAGCCTGCGCCGGCTGCTGGCCTGGTGGCGGGGCCGGCACGAGCGCCGGCGGCTGCGGGCCGCCGGGCTGCCGCCCGATCCCGAGCCGGAGTGGGGCCTGCGGCGACTGCTGGCCTGGTGGTGGCGCGGCCGCCACGAGCGCCGGCTGCGACGCCGACGGGCGGGCCACCGGCTGTCCCGGTGGCACCCGCGCCGCTTCCTGGACCGCCGCCGGACGCGGCGGGCAGCCCGGACGAGGCGGGCGGATCGAACGCGGTGGGCAAACCGGGTACCTCGGGCAGACCGGGCACGTCGGCCGGACGGCCTGCGGCTCGAACCGACGGCTGATACGGCGACCGGGCCGCCGGCCGGGGTCGGCTCCGAGGGGGCGACCGGGCGGGTGGCCGGGTTCTGCCCCGGGGTGGTGGCCGAGCCGGTGGCCGAGCCCCGGCCCGAGCAGACGGCGGAGCCACGGCCCGCGACGCAGCCCGAGGAGACGGCGGAGCCACGGCCCGCGACGCAGCCCGAGGTGACGGCAACCACCCCGCCCACGACGGCGACCGTGACCACCCCCGAGACGACCTCCGCGACCACGTCCACGACGACAGCCGAGTCGCCCTCCGCGACGATCGCCGAGTTTGCGGGCGGGGCTGCGGGCGAGACCGCGGGTGAGTCATCGTCCGAGCGCCGCCCCGAGGCGACACCGGGGCCACAGTCCGCGACGCGACACGAGTCGTCGGCAACGACCCCGCCCACGACGGCGACCGTGACCACCGCCGAGACGACCTCTGCGGCCACGTCCACGACGACTGCCGAGTCGCCCTCCGCGACGATCGCCGAGTTTGCGGGCGAGGCTGCGGGCGAAACCGCGGGTGAGTCATCGTCCGAGCCCCGCCCCGAGGCGACACCGGAGCCGCAGTCTGCGGTGCGACACGAGTCGACGGCAACGACCCCGCCCACGACGGCGACTGCGACCACCCCCAAGACGATCCCCGCGACCACCCCCAAGACGACCTCCGCGACCACGTCCGGGACGACGGCGGAGCCAGGGTCCGACAGCACAGGAGGACAGGCATGA
- a CDS encoding 4Fe-4S single cluster domain-containing protein: MEIRLDGTHYPLETLGPGRRLGIWFQGCSLACAGCMSRHTWDPEGGTSATVSEVLARWREALADGAEGLTVSGGEPLQQAAALAELLAGAARLRDEARRHEGSAGPRSPDLLVYTGYEPAELTPERRRVLAGADAVITGRFRVAEPTRLLWRGSANQRIEPLTPRGAARYAPYLDRESTGRRLQLAGGEGRELRLYGVPLRGELAEMERLLGRGGVAFTERSWRP, encoded by the coding sequence GTGGAAATACGCCTCGACGGGACCCACTACCCGTTGGAAACGCTCGGCCCGGGGAGGCGGCTCGGCATCTGGTTCCAGGGCTGCTCACTGGCCTGCGCCGGATGTATGTCCCGGCACACCTGGGACCCCGAGGGCGGCACGTCCGCCACCGTCTCCGAGGTGCTCGCGCGCTGGCGGGAGGCTCTCGCCGACGGGGCCGAGGGCCTCACGGTCAGCGGCGGCGAGCCCCTCCAGCAGGCGGCGGCGCTCGCCGAACTCCTCGCGGGTGCGGCACGGTTGAGGGACGAGGCCCGGCGGCACGAGGGGAGCGCCGGGCCCCGTTCCCCCGACCTGCTGGTGTACACGGGGTACGAGCCGGCGGAGCTGACGCCCGAGCGGCGCCGGGTCCTCGCCGGGGCGGACGCCGTGATCACCGGCCGGTTCCGGGTCGCGGAGCCCACCCGGCTGCTCTGGCGCGGCTCGGCCAACCAGCGGATCGAGCCCCTGACCCCGCGCGGCGCCGCCCGCTACGCCCCCTACCTGGACCGGGAGTCGACCGGCCGGCGCTTGCAACTGGCCGGCGGCGAGGGCCGGGAGCTGCGGCTGTACGGGGTGCCGCTGCGCGGCGAACTCGCCGAGATGGAACGCCTGCTCGGGCGGGGCGGGGTCGCCTTCACCGAGCGGAGCTGGCGGCCATGA
- a CDS encoding biotin/lipoate A/B protein ligase family protein, whose product MHGEYKVPGGKLVVVDVETDGGVLRDVRVAGDFFLEPDEALDAVNGALEGAPAGTDAAGLAARIEAALPAGTVMYGLTAEGIAIAVRRALAHATDWTDYAWQLIHEGPQAPALHMALDEVLTAEVAAGRRPPTLRVWEWGAPAVIIGSFQSLRNEVDPDGAARHGIEVVRRISGGGAMFVEPGNTITYSLSVPESLVHGLSFQDSYAYLDDWVLAALGDMGIRAWYQPLNDIATDQGKIAGAAQKRVVGPGGGPGAVLHHVTMSYDIDADKMTEVLRIGREKLSDKGTRSAKKRVDPLRRQTGLAREAVIDRMIDSFRARYGLAPGEVTDEELARARELARTKFTTGEWTARVP is encoded by the coding sequence GTGCACGGAGAGTACAAGGTGCCCGGCGGCAAGCTGGTCGTCGTGGATGTGGAGACGGACGGCGGCGTGCTGCGCGACGTCCGGGTGGCGGGTGACTTCTTCCTGGAGCCGGACGAGGCGCTGGACGCGGTGAACGGCGCGCTGGAGGGCGCCCCCGCGGGCACCGACGCGGCCGGGCTCGCCGCGCGGATCGAGGCGGCGCTGCCCGCGGGCACGGTGATGTACGGGCTGACGGCGGAGGGCATCGCGATCGCGGTGCGCCGGGCGCTGGCGCACGCCACCGACTGGACGGACTACGCCTGGCAGTTGATCCACGAGGGGCCTCAGGCCCCGGCCCTGCACATGGCCCTGGACGAGGTGCTGACCGCCGAGGTGGCCGCGGGCCGGCGCCCGCCGACGCTGCGGGTGTGGGAGTGGGGCGCCCCCGCGGTGATCATCGGCAGCTTCCAGTCGCTGCGCAACGAGGTGGATCCGGACGGCGCCGCCCGCCACGGCATCGAGGTGGTGCGCCGGATCTCGGGCGGCGGCGCGATGTTCGTGGAGCCCGGCAACACCATCACGTACTCCCTGTCGGTGCCCGAGTCCCTGGTGCACGGCCTGTCCTTCCAGGACAGCTACGCCTATCTGGACGACTGGGTGCTCGCCGCGCTCGGCGACATGGGCATCCGGGCCTGGTACCAGCCGCTGAACGACATCGCCACCGACCAGGGCAAGATCGCGGGCGCCGCGCAGAAGCGGGTCGTCGGACCGGGCGGCGGTCCGGGCGCCGTACTGCACCACGTGACCATGTCGTACGACATCGACGCCGACAAGATGACCGAAGTACTGCGCATCGGCCGGGAGAAGCTGTCGGACAAGGGGACGCGGAGCGCGAAGAAGCGGGTGGATCCGCTGCGCCGGCAGACCGGGCTGGCCCGTGAGGCCGTCATCGACCGCATGATCGACTCCTTCCGCGCGCGCTACGGGCTCGCGCCGGGCGAGGTCACCGACGAGGAGCTGGCGCGGGCGCGGGAACTGGCGCGGACGAAGTTCACGACCGGGGAGTGGACCGCGCGGGTGCCGTGA
- a CDS encoding AAA family ATPase: protein MELSKEDRLPPFVEELIGTLGVHAQYVLHGNIRDLHLVSRRGRDRFHPMLDVLWNPLREIGYQALVLCDQVGGFHVAAGDGETRTALEELLQGPREFPGQNAAQRQAVLDQMRNITSGWAERREEMMRDGRRLRPLRLALVVDHSSRLLTDPSRPTPDERDFFLACLKLATEAKPLEPWTGNPVVPDEPGRFNPVIWLAEGERDVPGWLISGSERIRAVAVPEPDADERTTMARLLRERYDRYAGKGAGGGRTVSGDTDAQEAARFVGAFARAATGLSLRAMEESVKLARSRGMPFTAMPDAVRIYRLGVEKNPWSRGEIRRRILAGEDPDNERSIPRRVLGQEAAVAMTLDILKRAALGLSGAQATNPGHRPRGVLFFAGPTGTGKTELAKAVASVLFDSDQAYLRFDMSEFSAAHSADRLVGAPPGYVGYEAGGELTSAVRENPFRVILFDEIEKADKGILDKFLQVLEDGRLTDGQGVTTYFSECVLIFTSNLGVQHTDPQTKERKWIVAPGTPYKKLETTVKDNVKKHFEEVIGRPELMNRIGGNVVVFDFISDAIAERIFDLQVGNIQRQLAQGHQLSLEIEDSARRELLDHCTRDKWNGGRGIGMVLETHLINPLARELFAAPDLGPGSTVVVTGVRETESGRVDTTVVIKKGAADGGGA from the coding sequence ATGGAACTGTCCAAGGAAGACCGGCTCCCGCCCTTCGTGGAGGAGCTGATCGGAACGCTCGGCGTGCACGCGCAGTACGTGCTGCACGGCAACATCCGTGATCTGCACCTGGTGAGCCGGCGCGGCCGGGACCGCTTCCATCCGATGCTCGACGTGCTCTGGAACCCGCTGCGGGAGATCGGCTACCAGGCACTGGTGCTCTGCGACCAGGTGGGCGGGTTCCATGTGGCGGCCGGGGACGGGGAGACCCGGACCGCCCTGGAGGAACTGCTCCAGGGCCCGCGCGAGTTCCCCGGCCAGAACGCCGCCCAGCGCCAGGCGGTGCTCGACCAGATGCGGAACATCACCTCCGGCTGGGCGGAGCGGCGCGAGGAGATGATGCGGGACGGGCGCCGGCTGCGGCCGCTGCGGCTGGCGCTGGTCGTCGACCACTCCTCCCGTCTGCTCACCGACCCGTCCCGGCCGACCCCCGACGAGCGGGACTTCTTCCTCGCCTGCCTCAAACTCGCCACCGAGGCAAAGCCGTTGGAGCCCTGGACCGGCAACCCCGTCGTCCCGGACGAGCCGGGCCGGTTCAACCCGGTGATCTGGCTCGCCGAGGGGGAGCGGGACGTACCGGGCTGGCTGATCTCCGGCAGCGAGCGGATCCGGGCGGTCGCCGTGCCGGAGCCGGACGCGGACGAGCGTACGACGATGGCGCGGCTGCTGCGCGAGCGCTACGACCGGTACGCCGGGAAGGGCGCGGGCGGCGGCCGTACCGTATCCGGCGACACGGACGCGCAGGAGGCGGCCCGGTTTGTCGGCGCCTTCGCCCGGGCGGCCACCGGACTGAGCCTGCGGGCCATGGAGGAGAGCGTGAAGCTCGCCCGCTCCCGGGGCATGCCGTTCACCGCGATGCCCGACGCCGTACGGATCTACCGGCTCGGCGTGGAGAAGAACCCCTGGAGCCGGGGCGAGATCCGCCGGCGCATCCTCGCCGGCGAGGACCCGGACAACGAACGGTCCATCCCCCGCCGGGTGCTGGGGCAGGAGGCGGCCGTGGCGATGACCCTGGACATCCTCAAGCGGGCCGCGCTGGGCCTCTCCGGGGCGCAGGCCACCAACCCGGGGCACCGGCCGCGCGGTGTGCTGTTCTTCGCCGGCCCGACCGGCACCGGCAAGACCGAGCTGGCCAAGGCCGTGGCCTCGGTGCTCTTCGACAGCGACCAGGCGTATCTCCGCTTCGACATGAGCGAGTTCTCGGCCGCCCACTCCGCCGACCGGCTCGTGGGCGCGCCGCCCGGATACGTCGGCTACGAGGCGGGCGGCGAACTGACCTCCGCCGTACGGGAGAACCCCTTCCGCGTCATCCTCTTCGACGAGATCGAGAAGGCCGACAAGGGCATCCTCGACAAGTTCCTCCAGGTCCTGGAGGACGGCCGGCTCACCGACGGGCAAGGGGTCACCACGTACTTCAGCGAGTGCGTGCTCATCTTCACCTCCAACCTCGGCGTCCAGCACACCGATCCGCAGACGAAGGAACGCAAGTGGATCGTCGCCCCGGGCACGCCGTACAAGAAGCTGGAGACCACGGTCAAGGACAACGTGAAGAAGCACTTCGAGGAGGTCATCGGCCGCCCCGAGCTGATGAACCGGATCGGCGGCAACGTCGTCGTCTTCGACTTCATCTCCGACGCGATCGCGGAGCGCATCTTCGATCTCCAAGTGGGTAACATCCAGCGCCAGTTGGCGCAGGGGCACCAGCTCTCCCTGGAGATCGAGGACAGTGCCCGGCGTGAACTCCTGGACCACTGCACGCGGGACAAGTGGAACGGCGGCCGGGGCATCGGCATGGTGCTGGAGACGCATCTCATCAACCCGCTCGCCCGGGAGCTGTTCGCGGCGCCCGACCTCGGGCCGGGCAGCACGGTCGTGGTGACCGGCGTACGGGAGACCGAGAGCGGACGGGTGGACACGACGGTCGTCATCAAGAAGGGGGCCGCGGATGGCGGAGGAGCCTGA